Proteins from one Triticum aestivum cultivar Chinese Spring chromosome 7A, IWGSC CS RefSeq v2.1, whole genome shotgun sequence genomic window:
- the LOC123150820 gene encoding histone H3.3, whose amino-acid sequence MARTKQTARKSTGGKAPRKQLATKAARKSAPTTGGVKKPHRYRPGTVALREIRKYQKSTELLIRKLPFQRLVREIAQDFKTDLRFQSHAVLALQEAAEAYLVGLFEDTNLCAIHAKRVTIMPKDIQLARRIRGERA is encoded by the coding sequence ATGGCGCGTACGAAGCAGACGGCCCGGAAGTCGACCGGCGGCAAGGCGCCCCGCAAGCAGCTGGCCACCAAGGCGGCGAGGAAGTCGGCGCCGACCACGGGCGGCGTGAAGAAGCCCCACCGCTACAGGCCCGGGACCGTGGCGCTGCGTGAGATCCGCAAGTACCAGAAGAGCACGGAGCTGCTCATCCGCAAGCTGCCGTTCCAGCGCCTGGTGCGGGAGATCGCCCAGGACTTCAAGACGGACCTCCGGTTCCAGAGCCACGCCGTGCTGGCGCTCCAGGAGGCCGCCGAGGCGTACCTCGTCGGGCTCTTCGAGGACACCAACCTCTGCGCCATCCACGCCAAGCGCGTCACcatcatgcccaaggacatccaGCTCGCCCGCCGCATCCGCGGGGAGCGCGCATAG